One genomic segment of Hordeum vulgare subsp. vulgare chromosome 2H, MorexV3_pseudomolecules_assembly, whole genome shotgun sequence includes these proteins:
- the LOC123428246 gene encoding non-specific lipid transfer protein GPI-anchored 1-like, giving the protein MRSLVSVSAAALILAAVLATAPRLAGGKGECGATPPEQEALKLAPCIAAGKDLDSKPSDRCCAAVKEIGERSPECLCAVLLSNIVRRVGVKPEVAITIPKRCDLADRPVGYKCGNYTMPSLQLKD; this is encoded by the exons ATGAGATCCCTGGTCTCGGTGTCCGCGGCCGCGCTGATCCTGGCCGCCGTCCTCGCCACGGCGCCGCGGCTGGCGGGGGGCAAGGGCGAGTGCGGCGCCACCCCGCCGGAGCAGGAGGCCCTGAAGCTGGCGCCGTGCATAGCGGCGGGGAAGGACCTGGACTCCAAGCCTTCGGACCGCTGCTGCGCGGCGGTGAAGGAGATCGGGGAGAGGAGCCCCGAGTGCCTCTGCGCGGTGCTGCTCTCCAACATCGTGCGCCGGGTCGGGGTCAAGCCGGAGGTGGCCATCACCATCCCCAAGCGCTGCGACCTCGCCGACCGCCCCGTCGGCTACAAGTGCGGCA ACTACACCATGCCCAGCCTGCAGCTGAAGGACTGA